The following proteins are encoded in a genomic region of Magallana gigas chromosome 1, xbMagGiga1.1, whole genome shotgun sequence:
- the LOC117686809 gene encoding uncharacterized protein isoform X3, which yields MDPHSDAQDVPRCDLCETAIVHNYCDFCHFNLCTSCIGKHISDRYDKHKIVPFLERRSTLIYPKYGTHQQKICDLQCKNCNILVCSFCTASKQHKGHTFSEVTEVYNEKKEIINEETKELENHISPTYEEIALDLEKQLANLDGGYEKLTTTMSKQGEQWHREIDIVINKMKTQISEIKVKHKDILKKHLDEIKQIQSLIKQTYLALKKIEKSTDVSPTIEYSSKIRQFRKLPPKVQVSLPTFIPKQIDRKQLYSLYGQITPLSTSRKENVLSLNQPTTSARDLLDKPEHVATIQTTYGKLRSVSCLNEDKIWASGQKNDIRCFNIKGVLLQTIKLALGYFPDYIAIDSDGNLLYTLWKTGTVSIVKNGQTEALIRLQGWTLSQLCVTSTGNILVTMFSYDETQSKVVRYSGSTEKQSIQYDSRGKPLYSGNASIKYITENRNHDICVADSEAGTVVVVNYDGKLKWRYTGPPSVTKNKRFQPRGITTDSQRHILTTDYFSEYIHILDQDGQFLRYIDNCDLHDPRGLCVDNNDNLYVCEFTRSIVKKIKYLR from the coding sequence ATGGATCCTCATTCTGATGCCCAGGATGTACCCCGATGTGACCTCtgtgagaccgccatagtacacAACTACTGTGACTTTTGCCATTTCAACCTATGCACGTCATGTATAGGCAAACACATCTCAGATagatatgacaaacataaaatagtcccATTCCTAGAACGGAGATCAACCCTTATTTATCCGAAATATGGAAcacatcaacaaaaaatttgtgACTTACAGTGCAAAAATTGCAACATTTTAGTATGCTCTTTCTGTACTGCATCAAAACAGCACAAGGGACATACCTTTTCAGAAGTTACAGAAGTTTACaatgaaaagaaagaaattattaaCGAAGAAACAAAAGAGTTGGAGAATCATATTTCCCCTACGTATGAAGAAATTGCATTGGACCTGGAAAAACAGCTTGCCAACctggatggaggatatgagaaacttacaacaacaatgtccaaacaaggagagcaatggcacagagaaatcgacatcgtcatcaacaaaatgaaaacccAAATCAGCgagataaaagtaaaacataaagacattttaaagaaacatttggatgaaatcaaacagatacagtctctcataaaacaaacatatcTGGCTTTGAAGAAAATTGAGAAGTCCACTGATGTATCTCCTACCATTGAATACAGCTCTAAAATCAGACAGTTCCGAAAACTCCCACCTAAGGTTCAGGTATCCCTCCcaacattcattccaaaacAAATAGACCGAAAGCAGCTGTATAGTTTGTATGGACAGATCACCCCATTATCTACttctagaaaagaaaatgtattgtCACTAAACCAACCAACCACTTCAGCAAGAGATCTACTGGATAAACCGGAACATGTTGCCACAATACAGACTACGTATGGAAAACTTCGCAGCGTTTCCTGTCTTAATGAAGACAAGATATGGGCAAGTGgacaaaaaaatgatatcagaTGCTTTAACATTAAAGGCGTGCTACTTCAAACAATCAAACTAGCTTTAGGATATTTCCCTGATTATATAGCCATAGACAGTGATGGGAATCTTTTGTACACTTTGTGGAAAACAGGGACAGTTAGTATAGTAAAGAATGGACAGACAGAAGCGTTGATCAGATTACAGGGTTGGACACTATCACAACTGTGTGTCACCTCTACCGGTAATATCCTAGTTACCATGTTCAGTTATGATGAaactcaatccaaagttgtccgttactcgggatctacagagaaacaatCAATTCAATATGACAGTAGAGGTAAACCCTTGTACTCAGGGAATGCAAGTATTAAATACATTACTGAaaacagaaaccatgacataTGTGTAGCTGATTCTGAAGCTGGTACTGTAGTGGTGGTGAATTATGACGGGAAACTCAAATGGAGATACACCGGTCCTCCCTCCGTTACCAAGAACAAACGATTTCAACCCCGtggtatcacaacagacagtcagaggCATATTCTGACAACAGATTATTTCAGTGAATACatccacattctggatcaggatggacagtttctccgttacattgataactgtgatctgcATGATCCTCGTGGCTTATGTGTGGACAACAACGACAATCTGTATGTGTGTGAATTTACAAGAAGCATTgtgaagaaaatcaaatatttaagataG